The Metabacillus schmidteae nucleotide sequence TCCCGGATCGACTTCAAAATCAATACCATTTGCAGTTAAATACTGCTGAACCTTGTTAAAGTATTTCTTAGAATCTTCATTTAAGAATTCAAGTATAGATGGAGCAGTTTCCATCAGTTCATGGTCTCTATCCTTTTTACAATCTAATATTCTTAATGGATTTTGTTGCAGTCTTTTTTGACAATCAGAACAAAATTCTTCAATCCTTGGTTCAAAATGAGCAATTAGTGCTTCACGGTGAGCCTTACGACTTTCACTATCACCTAAGCTATTAATGACTAGCTTTAAGCTTTTTAAACCAAGTGTTTGATATAAATTCATTGCTAGAGAAATAACTTCTGCATCAATTGCAGGATCATTACTTCCAAGTGCCTCTATACCAAATTGGACAAATTGACGGAAACGACCTGTTTGTGGACGTTCATAGCGAAACATTGGTCCAATATAATACAACTTTGTTGGTTGTGAAGGGCTTGCATATAGCTTTTTCTCTACAAAAGCACGTACAGTTGAAGCTGTTCCCTCCGGACGAAGAGTAATACTTCTTCCTTTCCGATCTTGAAATGTATACATTTCCTTTTGGACGATATCGGTACTTTCCCCAACACCACGAGCAAAAAGCTCTGTATGTTCGAAAATAGGTGTACGAA carries:
- the hisS gene encoding histidine--tRNA ligase, producing MSFQIPRGTQDILPGEVEKWQFVENTARDLCKRYQYKEIRTPIFEHTELFARGVGESTDIVQKEMYTFQDRKGRSITLRPEGTASTVRAFVEKKLYASPSQPTKLYYIGPMFRYERPQTGRFRQFVQFGIEALGSNDPAIDAEVISLAMNLYQTLGLKSLKLVINSLGDSESRKAHREALIAHFEPRIEEFCSDCQKRLQQNPLRILDCKKDRDHELMETAPSILEFLNEDSKKYFNKVQQYLTANGIDFEVDPGLVRGLDYYNHTAFEIMSNAEGFGAITTLCGGGRYNGLAQEIGGPETPGIGFALSIERLLAALDAEGIELPISAGVDVYLVAMGDQAKDRAVTLLNEMRNAGLVAEKDYEDKKMKAQFKAADRHQAKFVAVLGDDELEKNVIAVKNMETGTQEEIALDQVISFLNQKTM